In Herbaspirillum sp. WKF16, one genomic interval encodes:
- a CDS encoding M16 family metallopeptidase, which translates to MPFRAPRISVLAVSLSITLLNLPALPVHAADVAVPARANARVAPALPPGVTQGPSAEGITEYRFANGFKVLLFPDDSKPTVTVNITYLVGSRHENYGETGMAHLLEHLMFKGSPGYPAIPQEFSKRGMNFNGTTWLDRTNYYETFQAGADNLRWAIAMEADRMLHSNIARKDLDTEMTVVRNEFESGETQPNSVMLKRMQSVAYDWHSYGRATIGNRSDIENVKIENLQAFYRTYYQPDNAVLLIAGKFDPVQALQWVGQSFGRMPKPKRKLPEFWTVEPVQDGERQFVVRRKGDIQLVAVAYKMPSALHPDANALSFAGAILADTPNGRLHKSLVETGRASEIYQMQLSGYAPGLQMIVAAVKAGADIEPVKQELIAAIESFAATPPSDEEMNRLRRESGNGFEKLQNNPQQLAVAMSSAIALGDWRLLFADRDEEQRVSAAEVAAASAKYLRRDNRTVGLYLPEDQPQRTEVPAAPSLDALLAQYKPRPPVAAGEAFEPAPGNIQQRTTLIPAGQAPHTALKLALLPKKSRGETVSVRMNLEFGDRQTLFGQRAVAQLTAAMLMRGTERLDRRQLADEFTRLKISGNVYTFQTTRANLAPALALVAEVLRRPRLDPAEFAQLKDETLVSLEASRNEPEARAAEALAQHFNHYPPGDWRAAQTLDERIAALRAVTLEQVRQFHERFYGASNGELAVVGDFDPAAARTAIDQAFGGWNSAAPYARVLPTWADIAATREVVNTPDKENGVYYARQNVRLLDSDPDYPALAVANYLLGGASLKSRLADRVRQQEGLSYGIGSGLNVGAVSDAGNFVVRAIAAPQNLDRVDAAVREEIARLIKDGFTQDELLRAKSGILQQRNQQRATDGGVAAGWTSLLNLGRDFSWQQQLDLKIADLTLDQVNAAARKYFDPAKMSVVIARDEAKAGQK; encoded by the coding sequence TTGCCCTTCCGTGCACCGCGCATTTCCGTCCTCGCCGTCAGTCTTTCCATCACGCTGCTGAACCTGCCTGCCCTGCCCGTCCATGCGGCCGACGTCGCCGTCCCGGCACGCGCCAACGCCAGGGTCGCCCCGGCATTGCCGCCGGGCGTGACGCAAGGCCCCTCGGCCGAGGGCATCACCGAATATCGCTTCGCCAACGGTTTCAAGGTCCTGCTGTTCCCGGACGACTCCAAGCCCACCGTCACCGTCAACATCACCTACCTGGTCGGCTCGCGCCACGAGAACTACGGCGAGACCGGCATGGCCCACCTGCTGGAACACCTCATGTTCAAGGGATCGCCCGGCTATCCGGCGATCCCGCAGGAGTTCAGCAAGCGCGGCATGAACTTCAACGGCACCACCTGGCTGGACCGCACCAACTACTACGAGACCTTCCAGGCCGGCGCCGACAACCTGCGCTGGGCGATCGCCATGGAAGCCGACCGCATGCTGCACTCGAACATCGCCAGGAAGGATCTCGACACCGAGATGACCGTGGTGCGCAACGAGTTCGAAAGCGGCGAGACCCAGCCCAACAGCGTGATGTTGAAGCGCATGCAAAGCGTGGCCTACGACTGGCACAGCTATGGCCGCGCCACCATCGGCAACCGCAGCGACATCGAGAACGTGAAGATCGAGAACCTGCAGGCCTTCTACCGCACCTACTACCAGCCCGACAATGCGGTGCTGCTGATCGCCGGCAAGTTCGATCCGGTGCAGGCGCTGCAATGGGTCGGCCAGAGCTTCGGCCGTATGCCCAAGCCCAAGCGCAAGCTGCCTGAGTTCTGGACGGTGGAACCGGTGCAGGACGGCGAGCGCCAGTTCGTGGTTCGCCGCAAGGGCGACATCCAGCTGGTGGCGGTGGCCTACAAGATGCCGTCGGCGCTGCATCCGGACGCCAACGCGCTCTCCTTCGCCGGCGCCATCCTGGCCGACACGCCCAACGGCCGCCTGCACAAGTCGCTGGTGGAGACCGGCCGCGCCAGCGAGATCTACCAGATGCAGCTCAGCGGCTATGCGCCGGGGCTGCAGATGATCGTGGCCGCGGTCAAGGCCGGCGCGGACATCGAGCCGGTCAAGCAGGAGCTGATCGCCGCCATCGAGTCCTTCGCGGCCACGCCGCCCAGCGACGAGGAAATGAACCGGCTGCGCCGCGAGAGCGGCAACGGCTTCGAGAAGCTGCAGAACAATCCGCAGCAGCTGGCGGTGGCGATGTCGTCGGCCATCGCCCTGGGCGACTGGCGCCTGCTGTTCGCCGACCGCGACGAGGAACAGCGCGTGAGCGCGGCCGAGGTCGCCGCTGCGTCCGCGAAATACTTGCGCCGCGACAACCGCACCGTCGGCCTGTACCTGCCGGAGGACCAACCGCAGCGCACCGAAGTGCCGGCCGCGCCCTCGCTCGATGCGCTGCTGGCGCAGTACAAGCCGCGCCCGCCGGTAGCCGCCGGCGAAGCCTTCGAACCGGCGCCGGGCAACATCCAGCAGCGCACCACGCTGATCCCGGCCGGCCAGGCGCCGCATACCGCGCTCAAGCTGGCGCTGCTGCCCAAGAAGTCGCGCGGGGAGACGGTATCGGTGCGCATGAACCTGGAGTTCGGCGACCGGCAAACCCTGTTCGGCCAGCGCGCCGTGGCGCAACTGACCGCCGCCATGCTCATGCGCGGCACCGAGCGCCTGGACCGCCGCCAGCTGGCCGACGAATTCACGCGCCTGAAGATCAGCGGCAACGTCTACACCTTCCAGACCACGCGCGCCAACCTTGCGCCGGCGCTGGCGCTGGTGGCCGAGGTGCTGCGCCGGCCGCGCCTGGACCCCGCCGAGTTCGCGCAGCTCAAGGACGAGACCCTGGTCTCGCTGGAGGCCTCGCGCAACGAGCCCGAGGCGCGCGCCGCCGAAGCGCTGGCGCAGCACTTCAACCATTACCCGCCGGGCGACTGGCGCGCCGCGCAAACACTGGACGAGCGCATCGCCGCCCTGCGCGCGGTGACGCTGGAACAGGTCAGGCAATTCCATGAGCGCTTCTACGGCGCCTCCAACGGCGAGCTGGCGGTGGTGGGCGACTTCGACCCGGCCGCCGCGCGCACGGCCATCGACCAGGCCTTCGGCGGCTGGAACAGCGCCGCGCCCTATGCGCGCGTACTGCCCACCTGGGCCGACATCGCCGCCACGCGTGAAGTGGTCAACACGCCGGACAAGGAGAATGGCGTCTACTACGCCCGCCAGAACGTGCGCCTGCTCGACAGCGATCCGGATTACCCGGCGCTGGCCGTGGCCAACTACCTGCTGGGCGGCGCCAGCCTGAAGTCGCGCCTGGCCGACCGGGTGCGCCAGCAGGAAGGCCTGTCCTACGGCATCGGCTCGGGCCTGAACGTGGGCGCCGTCAGCGACGCCGGCAATTTCGTGGTGCGCGCCATCGCCGCCCCGCAGAACCTGGACCGCGTGGACGCCGCCGTGCGCGAGGAAATCGCCCGCCTGATCAAGGACGGCTTCACCCAGGACGAGCTGCTGCGCGCCAAGTCCGGCATCCTGCAGCAGCGCAACCAGCAGCGCGCCACTGACGGCGGCGTCGCCGCCGGCTGGACCTCGCTGCTGAACCTGGGACGCGACTTTTCCTGGCAGCAGCAGCTCGACCTCAAGATCGCCGACCTGACGCTGGACCAGGTCAACGCCGCGGCGCGCAAGTATTTCGATCCGGCGAAGATGAGCGTGGTGATTGCGCGGGATGAGGCGAAGGCGGGGCAGAAGTAA
- the rpiA gene encoding ribose-5-phosphate isomerase RpiA yields MTQDELKQAVAKAAIDYVVDGEIIGVGTGSTANFFIDELGKIKHRIKGAVASSEATAERLRSHGIQVFDLNDVETMPVYIDGADEINGEGAMIKGGGAALTREKIVASVARKFVCIADGSKLVEVLGKFPLPVEVIPMAHAVAARKLAALGGEPRLRVKEGKPVVTDNGCYIIDVLGLAITDPAGVEDKINNIVGVVTNGLFARQGADVCLLGTADGVKKLEF; encoded by the coding sequence ATGACTCAAGACGAACTCAAGCAGGCGGTCGCCAAGGCCGCCATCGACTACGTGGTGGACGGTGAAATCATCGGCGTGGGCACCGGCTCCACGGCCAATTTCTTCATCGATGAACTGGGCAAGATCAAGCACCGCATCAAGGGCGCGGTGGCGTCCTCGGAAGCCACCGCCGAGCGCCTGCGCTCGCACGGCATCCAGGTGTTCGACCTCAACGACGTCGAGACCATGCCGGTCTACATCGACGGCGCCGACGAGATCAACGGCGAGGGCGCCATGATCAAGGGCGGCGGCGCGGCATTGACGCGCGAGAAGATCGTGGCGTCGGTGGCGCGCAAGTTCGTCTGCATCGCCGACGGCTCCAAGCTGGTCGAGGTGCTGGGCAAGTTCCCGCTGCCGGTGGAAGTAATCCCGATGGCGCACGCCGTGGCCGCGCGCAAGCTGGCCGCGCTGGGCGGCGAGCCGCGCCTGCGCGTGAAGGAAGGCAAGCCGGTGGTCACCGACAACGGCTGCTACATCATCGACGTGCTGGGCCTGGCCATCACCGACCCGGCCGGCGTCGAGGACAAGATCAACAACATCGTCGGCGTGGTCACCAATGGCCTGTTCGCGCGCCAGGGCGCCGATGTCTGCCTGCTCGGCACCGCCGATGGAGTGAAGAAGCTGGAGTTCTGA
- a CDS encoding cation:proton antiporter, which translates to MHEVELFIQDMAIIMLIAGIVTVLFNKLKQPVVLGYIVAGVIIGPHTPPYDLIQDEKTVHILSELGVIFLLFSLGLEFSLKKLAKVGATAFIAAAAEILLMIWIGYEIGLYFGWKRMDAIFLGAMLAVSSTTIIVKALNELGMKNEKFAQIIFGILIVEDVLAIGMIALLSGIATSGSVNSGDVFTTVGKLVLFMTVSLVIGILAVPRLLNFISRFKSHEMLLVAVLGILFGFCLLVMKLQYSVALGAFLVGAVMAESRQLHRIERLVEPIRDMFSAIFFVAIGLMFDPNVLVKYWMPITVITLAVVFGKLISCGLGTFVAGQSGRTPMRVGMGLAQIGEFSFIIAALGVSLKVTSEFLYPIVVAVSAVTALLTPYLIKAADPLSAKAVTLVPSKVSGLLGMYSRWLESLQPQGDRAELSKIIRRILMQVLVNLALVIALFLGGAFFVDGLSKYLSGWTPDPDVQKAIIWGCALVLSLPFLIATYRKLQALSMLLAEVGVKPEFAGAYTSGVRKVISEVLPIMSIVGIMLLIFVLSASILPPLNLLAFVLAAAAGLLWLLWSKLVKLHSRLQIALFETLDEQPDDVH; encoded by the coding sequence ATGCACGAAGTCGAGTTATTCATCCAGGACATGGCGATCATCATGCTCATCGCCGGTATCGTCACCGTCCTCTTCAACAAGCTGAAGCAGCCGGTGGTGCTGGGCTATATCGTGGCCGGCGTGATCATCGGCCCGCATACGCCGCCCTACGACCTGATCCAGGATGAGAAGACCGTGCACATCCTCTCCGAGCTCGGGGTGATCTTCCTGCTGTTCTCGCTGGGCCTGGAATTCAGCCTCAAGAAGCTGGCCAAGGTCGGCGCCACCGCCTTCATCGCAGCGGCCGCGGAGATCCTCCTGATGATCTGGATCGGCTACGAGATCGGCCTGTACTTCGGCTGGAAGCGGATGGACGCCATCTTCCTGGGCGCCATGCTGGCGGTGTCCTCGACCACCATCATCGTCAAGGCCCTGAACGAGCTGGGCATGAAGAACGAGAAATTCGCCCAGATCATCTTCGGCATCCTGATCGTGGAAGACGTGCTGGCCATCGGCATGATCGCGCTGCTCTCGGGCATCGCCACCAGCGGCTCGGTCAACTCGGGCGACGTCTTCACCACCGTCGGCAAGCTGGTGCTGTTCATGACCGTGTCGCTGGTGATCGGCATCCTGGCGGTGCCGCGCCTGCTCAACTTCATCTCGCGCTTCAAGAGCCATGAGATGCTGCTGGTGGCGGTGCTGGGCATCCTGTTCGGCTTCTGCCTGCTGGTCATGAAGCTGCAATACAGCGTGGCGCTGGGCGCCTTCCTGGTGGGCGCGGTGATGGCCGAGTCGCGCCAGCTGCACCGCATCGAGCGCCTGGTGGAGCCGATCCGCGACATGTTCTCGGCCATCTTCTTCGTCGCCATCGGCCTGATGTTCGATCCCAACGTGCTGGTCAAGTACTGGATGCCGATCACCGTCATCACGCTGGCCGTGGTGTTCGGCAAGCTCATCAGCTGCGGCCTGGGCACCTTCGTGGCGGGCCAGAGCGGCCGCACGCCGATGCGGGTGGGCATGGGCCTGGCGCAGATCGGCGAGTTCTCCTTCATCATCGCCGCGCTGGGCGTGAGCCTGAAGGTCACCAGCGAATTCCTCTATCCCATCGTGGTGGCGGTCTCGGCCGTGACGGCCTTGCTCACGCCCTACCTGATCAAGGCCGCCGATCCGCTCTCGGCCAAGGCGGTGACGCTGGTGCCATCCAAGGTCTCGGGGTTGCTGGGCATGTATTCGCGCTGGCTGGAAAGCCTGCAGCCGCAGGGCGACCGCGCCGAGCTCTCCAAGATCATCCGGCGCATCCTGATGCAGGTGTTGGTCAACCTGGCGCTGGTGATCGCGCTGTTCCTGGGCGGCGCCTTCTTCGTCGACGGCCTGAGCAAGTACCTGTCCGGCTGGACCCCGGATCCGGATGTGCAGAAGGCCATCATCTGGGGCTGCGCGCTGGTCCTGTCGTTGCCGTTCCTGATCGCCACCTACCGCAAGCTGCAAGCGTTGTCGATGCTGCTGGCCGAGGTCGGCGTGAAGCCCGAGTTCGCGGGAGCGTATACTTCGGGCGTGCGCAAGGTCATTTCGGAAGTGCTGCCCATCATGTCCATCGTCGGCATCATGTTGCTGATCTTCGTGCTCTCGGCCAGCATCCTGCCGCCGCTGAACCTGCTGGCCTTCGTGCTGGCGGCCGCGGCGGGGCTGTTGTGGCTGCTTTGGAGCAAGCTGGTCAAGCTGCATTCGCGGCTGCAGATCGCGCTCTTCGAGACGCTGGACGAGCAGCCCGACGACGTCCACTGA
- a CDS encoding Lrp/AsnC family transcriptional regulator, with protein MPAKHHTLDKVDRKLLNMLQKDNQISTRVLAEKLHISQPTCLRRIRELREAGIISAEVAMVDPFALGYGMLAFLEISLNNQSDQHMQDFEQRMAKEAEVMQCYFVSGEYDYFLAVHVIDMDAYYQFVRRVISGSGNVRHFQSRFPMKRAKFTTRIAFDEKAAEILVRVPG; from the coding sequence ATGCCCGCCAAACATCACACGCTCGACAAGGTTGATCGCAAGCTGCTCAACATGCTGCAGAAAGACAATCAGATCTCGACTCGCGTACTGGCCGAAAAACTGCATATTTCACAGCCCACCTGCCTGCGCCGCATCCGCGAACTGCGCGAGGCCGGGATCATCAGCGCCGAGGTGGCGATGGTCGATCCGTTCGCGCTGGGCTACGGCATGCTGGCTTTCCTGGAGATCTCGCTGAACAACCAGTCCGACCAGCACATGCAGGACTTCGAGCAGCGCATGGCCAAGGAAGCCGAGGTGATGCAGTGTTACTTCGTTTCCGGCGAATACGACTACTTCCTGGCGGTGCATGTCATCGATATGGACGCCTACTACCAGTTCGTGCGGCGGGTCATTTCCGGTTCGGGCAACGTGCGTCATTTCCAGTCGCGCTTCCCGATGAAGCGCGCCAAGTTCACCACGCGCATCGCCTTCGACGAAAAGGCCGCCGAGATCCTGGTGCGCGTGCCGGGCTGA
- a CDS encoding branched-chain amino acid ABC transporter substrate-binding protein, with amino-acid sequence MKLKSAIIPLTAAIGLAFAGAAYSQEVVKIAHVGPLSGPNAHMGKDNENGARMAVDELNAKGFTIGGKKVKFELVGEDDASDPKQATAVATKLVDQKVSAVIGHLNSGTTIPASKIYSDAGIPQVSPSATNPKYTQQGFKTAFRVVANDAQLGAALGKYAVQKLGTKQIAVIDDRTAYGQGVAEEFAKGAQAAGGTIVGKQFTNDKATDFNAILTSIKSKKPEVVFFGGMDAVGGPMLRQMKQLGITAKFMGGDGICTGSLPGLAGDGLGEDQVVCAEAGGVDEAGKKGMDDFRAAYKKKFGIDVVYNAAYAYDATMTVADAMAKAGSADPKKYLPELAKANHKGVTGTIAFDAKGDIKDGSLTLYTYKGGQRTLLAVTK; translated from the coding sequence ATGAAACTCAAGAGCGCAATCATCCCCTTGACCGCGGCTATCGGACTGGCTTTCGCAGGCGCCGCCTACTCCCAGGAAGTCGTCAAGATCGCCCACGTCGGCCCGCTCTCCGGCCCCAACGCCCACATGGGCAAGGATAACGAAAACGGCGCCCGCATGGCCGTGGACGAATTGAACGCCAAGGGTTTCACCATCGGCGGCAAGAAGGTCAAGTTCGAACTGGTGGGCGAGGATGACGCCTCCGATCCGAAGCAGGCAACCGCCGTCGCCACCAAGCTGGTCGACCAGAAGGTTTCCGCCGTCATCGGCCACCTGAACTCGGGCACCACCATCCCCGCCTCCAAGATCTACAGCGACGCCGGCATCCCGCAGGTTTCGCCGTCCGCCACCAACCCCAAGTACACGCAGCAAGGCTTCAAGACCGCCTTCCGCGTGGTGGCCAACGATGCGCAGCTGGGCGCGGCCCTGGGCAAGTATGCCGTGCAGAAACTGGGCACCAAGCAGATCGCCGTGATCGACGACCGCACCGCCTACGGCCAGGGCGTGGCTGAAGAGTTCGCCAAGGGCGCGCAAGCCGCCGGCGGCACCATCGTCGGCAAGCAGTTCACCAACGACAAGGCGACCGACTTCAACGCCATCCTGACCTCGATCAAGTCCAAGAAGCCTGAAGTCGTCTTCTTCGGCGGCATGGACGCGGTCGGCGGCCCGATGCTGCGCCAGATGAAGCAGCTGGGCATCACCGCCAAGTTCATGGGCGGCGACGGCATCTGTACCGGCTCCCTGCCGGGCCTGGCCGGTGACGGCCTGGGCGAAGACCAGGTGGTCTGCGCCGAAGCCGGCGGTGTGGACGAAGCCGGCAAGAAGGGCATGGACGACTTCCGCGCCGCATACAAGAAGAAGTTCGGCATCGACGTGGTCTATAACGCCGCCTACGCCTACGACGCCACCATGACCGTGGCCGACGCCATGGCCAAGGCCGGCTCTGCCGATCCGAAGAAGTACCTGCCGGAACTGGCCAAGGCCAACCACAAGGGCGTGACCGGCACCATCGCCTTCGACGCCAAGGGCGACATCAAGGACGGTTCGCTGACCCTGTACACCTACAAGGGCGGCCAACGCACCCTGCTGGCCGTGACCAAGTAA
- a CDS encoding plasmid stabilization protein: MPQTAWSNKRERQYEHIKSGAIKRGTNEKRAEEIAARTVNKERAQHGEARKSTKSLAEDMSPSRRGGLRSHKGSGGRTYQQLYAEASFRNIKGRSSMNKAELEKVLGRH; encoded by the coding sequence ATGCCGCAGACAGCATGGAGCAACAAGCGCGAGCGTCAGTACGAGCACATCAAGTCCGGCGCGATCAAGCGCGGCACCAACGAGAAGCGGGCCGAGGAAATCGCCGCGCGCACCGTCAACAAGGAGCGCGCCCAGCACGGCGAGGCGCGCAAGTCCACCAAGAGCCTGGCAGAGGACATGTCGCCGTCGCGGCGCGGCGGGCTGCGCTCGCACAAGGGCTCGGGCGGGCGCACCTATCAGCAGCTGTACGCCGAGGCGTCCTTCCGCAATATCAAGGGGCGCTCCAGCATGAACAAGGCCGAGCTGGAAAAGGTGCTCGGCAGGCACTGA
- a CDS encoding tyrosine-type recombinase/integrase, with the protein MLDNSPKTRREKLRQFPFLFEFFDNPPAPLEEIKPIHIRQFMTWRSKKRQDALREKGLEVKGDEGRVAANRDKALISHVWNAARAEGLTDLPNPCAGIKSFREEGRDVYVYDDMYSQVWEKGGQVLREAMDLAYLLGGRVADVLKVEEKHIREGTIEVTQNKTNSKMRIEITGELKVLVDKILARKRSIVGKVTTTRLLVNEEGQPLTYETLRSRFDKAREDAGISFAEFQFRDLRAKAGTDKTDSEGVRAAQGQLGHKSVTTTEIYVRKRRGQKVTPTK; encoded by the coding sequence ATGCTGGACAACAGCCCCAAGACCAGGCGCGAGAAGCTGCGGCAGTTCCCGTTTCTCTTTGAGTTTTTCGACAACCCGCCAGCGCCCCTGGAAGAAATTAAGCCCATCCACATTCGCCAGTTCATGACCTGGCGAAGCAAGAAGCGGCAGGACGCCCTGCGCGAAAAGGGTCTGGAGGTGAAAGGCGATGAAGGACGTGTCGCGGCTAACAGAGACAAGGCCCTGATCTCACATGTCTGGAATGCTGCGCGCGCCGAGGGACTGACCGATTTGCCCAATCCCTGCGCTGGCATCAAATCCTTCCGGGAGGAAGGGCGCGACGTTTATGTATATGACGACATGTATTCGCAGGTGTGGGAGAAGGGCGGCCAGGTGCTGCGCGAGGCCATGGACCTGGCATACCTACTCGGCGGCCGGGTGGCCGATGTGCTCAAAGTTGAAGAAAAGCACATCCGGGAGGGCACCATCGAGGTCACGCAGAACAAGACCAACAGCAAGATGCGAATCGAGATCACGGGGGAGCTGAAGGTCCTCGTCGATAAAATCCTGGCTCGGAAAAGAAGTATTGTCGGCAAAGTAACTACTACGCGCCTGCTTGTGAACGAAGAGGGCCAGCCGCTTACCTATGAGACCTTGCGGAGCAGGTTCGACAAGGCTCGGGAAGACGCCGGCATTTCATTCGCAGAGTTTCAGTTCCGGGACCTGCGCGCAAAAGCCGGGACGGACAAGACTGACTCTGAGGGTGTGAGGGCTGCGCAAGGACAGCTCGGCCATAAGAGCGTAACGACGACGGAAATCTATGTCCGAAAGCGGCGCGGCCAGAAGGTGACGCCGACGAAATGA